One window from the genome of Terrimicrobium sacchariphilum encodes:
- a CDS encoding glycoside hydrolase family 172 protein — MNLFTQSLGSLSFLSKAQTRSISPENVYGEKGRGGMAEVSAIPQPEVERIGQHWVENYPDARDLGRGWKVRPRIILPAGSVTTIMDVDGPGQIQQIWMTLAGSWRWNILRIYWDGSEHPSVECPVGDFFACGWGKYAPLVSQPVCVNPGSAFNCYWPMPFRKHCRITIENLADDAATLYYQINYTLEEIAETAAYFHAQFRRVNPLPYKEVYTILDGVEGWGHYVGTYMAWGVNNSGWWGEGEIKFYLDGDREFPTICGTGTEDYFCGSYNFENKETRQYEEYTTPYAGLSQVIRPDGVYNSQTRFGMYRWHIMDPVRFHKDLRVTIQALGWRSGGRYLPLQDDIASVAYWYQTHPGAKFPPLPAREYLEVI; from the coding sequence ATGAACTTGTTCACTCAATCCCTCGGCAGCCTCTCCTTTCTGAGCAAAGCGCAAACCCGGTCCATCTCGCCGGAGAATGTCTATGGAGAAAAAGGACGCGGCGGCATGGCGGAGGTTTCGGCGATTCCTCAGCCGGAGGTGGAGAGAATCGGCCAGCACTGGGTTGAAAACTATCCCGATGCGCGCGATCTCGGGCGCGGGTGGAAGGTGCGGCCTCGCATCATTCTCCCGGCGGGAAGCGTCACGACCATCATGGATGTCGATGGGCCGGGGCAGATTCAGCAAATCTGGATGACGCTGGCCGGTTCATGGCGGTGGAACATCCTGCGCATTTACTGGGATGGGTCCGAACATCCCTCGGTCGAGTGTCCGGTGGGCGATTTCTTTGCCTGCGGGTGGGGAAAGTACGCGCCGCTGGTGTCGCAGCCGGTCTGTGTGAATCCCGGCAGCGCCTTCAACTGCTACTGGCCGATGCCCTTTCGCAAACACTGTCGCATCACGATCGAGAATCTGGCCGATGACGCGGCGACGCTCTATTACCAGATCAACTACACGCTGGAGGAGATCGCGGAGACGGCGGCGTATTTTCATGCGCAATTTCGCCGCGTGAATCCACTGCCCTACAAGGAGGTCTACACCATCCTCGATGGCGTGGAGGGGTGGGGGCACTACGTCGGCACCTACATGGCCTGGGGCGTGAACAACTCGGGCTGGTGGGGCGAGGGGGAGATCAAGTTTTACCTCGATGGTGACCGGGAGTTTCCCACCATCTGCGGCACGGGCACGGAGGATTATTTCTGTGGCTCGTACAACTTTGAGAACAAGGAGACCCGGCAATACGAGGAGTACACCACGCCGTACGCGGGGCTGTCGCAGGTGATCCGGCCCGATGGCGTGTACAATTCCCAGACCCGCTTCGGCATGTATCGCTGGCACATCATGGACCCGGTGCGGTTTCACAAAGACCTGCGTGTCACCATTCAGGCGCTCGGCTGGCGGAGTGGCGGGCGGTACCTTCCGCTGCAGGATGACATCGCCTCGGTGGCCTATTGGTACCAGACGCACCCGGGAGCGAAGTTTCCTCCGCTGCCTGCGCGGGAATATCTCGAGGTGATCTAG
- a CDS encoding DUF1697 domain-containing protein, with product MPTYVALLRAVNVGGTGKLPMTELKALCEEAGFQDVRTYIASGNVIFRSPSGEKAVRSALEERLLTHMGKPVQVCIRTASEMADILKRNPFSNEPGNRVAVLFTDAPLPSDPAAGVTGQKTEQLALGKRELFIFYPDGMGTSRLRLPAEKTGTARNINTVAKLAEMAAAL from the coding sequence ATGCCCACCTATGTCGCCCTGCTCCGCGCCGTGAATGTGGGAGGAACCGGCAAGCTGCCTATGACGGAGCTAAAGGCGCTTTGCGAGGAGGCGGGTTTTCAGGACGTCCGCACCTACATCGCCAGCGGCAACGTGATCTTTCGCAGCCCCTCGGGTGAAAAAGCCGTCCGCTCCGCATTGGAGGAGCGCCTGCTAACCCACATGGGCAAGCCCGTACAGGTCTGCATCCGCACTGCCTCCGAAATGGCAGACATCCTGAAGCGGAATCCCTTCTCCAATGAACCCGGCAATCGCGTAGCAGTCCTTTTCACCGATGCACCCCTGCCCAGCGATCCGGCGGCTGGCGTGACGGGACAGAAAACGGAGCAACTCGCTCTCGGGAAACGCGAGTTGTTCATCTTTTACCCCGACGGCATGGGAACATCACGGCTCCGGCTTCCCGCCGAGAAAACCGGCACCGCGCGCAACATCAATACCGTCGCCAAGCTGGCCGAAATGGCCGCCGCACTCTAG
- a CDS encoding GH116 family glycosyl hydrolase, protein MPSRRLPAIASSKKGTQPLFPFHHRNILQTAMPLGGIGAGCICFNGYGGLQDFSIRNRPSTTALPDENREDDAGFALLHIKGDKPVTRLVEGPFPPGKIYDQGLQGRGCRHGGYEGLPRFRQSRFESGYPFAQVTLSDRDMPVEVRVTGWSPFVPLDEIASSVPAAMIEYSIRNTSRKAVECEFSFHLAHPAVGASTKDEGTRCAVIPGKGVHFTNTEPSDSETFGEGSLTVIGPKPRIKATWIRGGFFDGVSALWREVETGKFQPNDGTEDAGRGGRNGGSVEVKVRLRPGEKAEIPVIITWYFPNSNLTFEQVGYPVGESPRWRTYYSSLWRDARDVVDYLHEHYEELRRRTVAFQNALLSSSLPPYVLDAVSANLAIIKSPTVLRQASGNLWAWEGSATMEGSCHGSCTHVWNYAQAFPHLFPAIERTLREQELERSIDERGHVNFRAALPDGPNPHTWYAAADGQLGGIMKLYRDWQISGDTAWLRRLYPLALRSIEYCINQWDPDRIGAVVEPHHNTYDIEFWGADGMCTTIYAGALSAMSEICAALGDSAGAEKYRDLASRSARYLKGKLFNGEYFEQKVQYRGLRDTSFLEKIAGRLKAEESDSKLRLMKKEGPLYQYGKGCLSDGVIGAWMAQIYGISTPLDDELVRKSLYSIHRYNFRKDLSDHANCQRPGYAIGSESGLLLCSWPRGGKPTLPFIYSDEVWTGIEYQVASHLIECGLVREGLQIVKAVRSRYDGAVRNPWNEYECGNYYARALASFALLGSLSGFRYSAVTKTLWFAPKISKQSFQTFFSTASGYGIISLDRGRLTVRLIEGTLSLRSLVLGDGNTISLEAEVAPGRPVTISLLKKNPKKP, encoded by the coding sequence ATGCCCTCCCGTCGCCTTCCGGCCATAGCTTCGTCCAAGAAAGGAACTCAACCGCTGTTTCCTTTTCACCATCGCAATATTCTCCAGACGGCAATGCCGCTGGGTGGCATCGGCGCAGGCTGTATCTGCTTCAACGGATATGGAGGATTGCAGGATTTTTCGATCCGCAATCGCCCCTCCACGACTGCGCTTCCCGATGAGAACAGGGAGGACGATGCTGGTTTTGCGCTTTTGCACATCAAGGGAGATAAGCCCGTCACCCGGCTGGTCGAAGGACCCTTTCCGCCAGGGAAAATCTACGACCAGGGCTTGCAGGGGCGGGGCTGCCGACATGGAGGATACGAGGGATTGCCGAGGTTTCGGCAGAGCCGTTTTGAGAGCGGGTATCCGTTTGCGCAAGTAACCTTGTCGGATAGAGACATGCCCGTTGAGGTCAGGGTGACGGGTTGGAGTCCATTCGTGCCGCTGGATGAGATCGCTTCCAGCGTGCCTGCGGCCATGATCGAATATTCCATCCGGAATACATCCCGGAAGGCTGTCGAATGTGAGTTTTCGTTTCATCTTGCTCACCCGGCGGTCGGCGCATCAACGAAAGATGAAGGGACCCGGTGTGCTGTGATTCCGGGAAAAGGCGTTCATTTTACCAACACCGAGCCTTCGGATAGCGAGACCTTTGGCGAGGGGAGCCTGACCGTGATCGGACCCAAACCGCGTATCAAGGCCACCTGGATACGGGGCGGCTTTTTCGACGGAGTTTCCGCATTGTGGCGGGAGGTCGAAACGGGGAAATTCCAGCCCAACGATGGCACGGAGGACGCGGGGAGAGGGGGGCGTAACGGTGGCTCCGTGGAAGTCAAGGTGAGGCTGCGTCCCGGGGAAAAGGCGGAAATCCCGGTAATCATCACCTGGTATTTTCCCAACAGCAACTTGACCTTCGAGCAGGTCGGATATCCGGTGGGCGAGAGTCCGCGTTGGCGCACCTATTACTCCTCACTCTGGCGGGACGCGCGTGATGTCGTGGATTATCTCCACGAACATTATGAGGAACTGCGTCGAAGGACGGTGGCTTTTCAGAATGCGCTGCTTAGTTCCTCCCTGCCGCCCTATGTGCTGGATGCTGTCTCGGCCAACCTGGCCATTATCAAATCCCCGACCGTGCTCCGGCAGGCCAGCGGCAATCTTTGGGCCTGGGAGGGGAGCGCCACCATGGAGGGAAGCTGCCACGGGAGCTGTACACATGTCTGGAACTACGCCCAGGCGTTTCCACATTTGTTTCCCGCCATCGAGCGCACCTTGCGCGAGCAGGAACTGGAGCGGTCCATTGATGAGCGAGGACACGTGAATTTTCGCGCCGCATTGCCAGACGGCCCTAATCCGCACACCTGGTATGCCGCAGCCGACGGGCAGCTTGGCGGCATCATGAAGCTCTATCGCGACTGGCAGATCAGCGGAGACACTGCGTGGTTGCGACGACTATACCCGCTCGCTCTCCGCAGCATCGAATATTGCATCAACCAATGGGATCCCGACCGCATCGGCGCTGTGGTGGAGCCGCATCATAATACCTACGACATCGAGTTCTGGGGCGCTGATGGAATGTGCACGACAATCTATGCGGGCGCTCTGTCCGCCATGAGTGAAATCTGTGCCGCGCTCGGGGATTCAGCCGGGGCGGAAAAGTACCGCGATCTCGCTTCGCGCAGTGCACGTTACCTGAAGGGAAAGCTCTTCAACGGCGAGTACTTCGAGCAGAAGGTGCAGTACCGCGGACTGCGCGACACGTCGTTCCTGGAGAAAATCGCCGGACGCCTCAAGGCGGAAGAGTCGGATTCCAAGCTCCGTCTGATGAAAAAGGAGGGACCACTCTACCAATACGGAAAGGGATGTCTTTCCGATGGCGTAATTGGTGCGTGGATGGCGCAGATTTACGGAATATCCACGCCTCTCGACGATGAGCTTGTTCGCAAGAGCCTGTACTCCATCCATCGGTACAATTTTCGTAAAGACTTATCCGACCATGCGAACTGCCAGCGGCCGGGATATGCCATCGGGAGCGAATCGGGTTTGCTGCTTTGCTCGTGGCCGCGGGGCGGGAAACCCACCCTTCCATTTATTTACAGTGATGAGGTGTGGACCGGCATCGAGTATCAGGTGGCGTCCCACCTTATCGAGTGCGGTTTGGTACGTGAAGGGCTCCAGATCGTGAAGGCCGTGCGCAGCCGCTACGACGGTGCGGTGCGCAATCCCTGGAATGAATACGAGTGCGGCAACTACTACGCCCGGGCTCTCGCCAGCTTTGCCCTGCTCGGCTCGCTATCCGGATTCCGGTACTCGGCGGTGACAAAAACACTTTGGTTTGCTCCGAAGATTTCGAAACAGTCATTCCAGACATTCTTCTCCACCGCCTCCGGATACGGAATCATCAGTTTGGACCGGGGACGTCTCACTGTGCGCCTGATCGAAGGAACTCTTTCGCTGCGAAGCCTGGTTTTGGGAGATGGTAATACAATCTCTCTCGAAGCCGAGGTTGCGCCCGGGCGTCCCGTGACGATTTCCCTTTTAAAGAAAAATCCCAAGAAACCATGA